Proteins encoded in a region of the Xylocopa sonorina isolate GNS202 chromosome 11, iyXylSono1_principal, whole genome shotgun sequence genome:
- the Bem46 gene encoding abhydrolase domain containing 13-like protein Bem46 — MSFCMRLARSKPIRLLGGIAIKCWAFSGTYILACFLLYWLYGGISAFFLLCFATTGILYHREDQLVYRPEWPANSRVYVPAPSIFSLPYQSIYTRSGDGTMLHMFFISQSEDRVKKVPTLLFLHGNAGNVGHRLKNAVGLFHTVQCNILMLEYRGYGLSQGSPSEEGLYMDARAGIDYLFSRNDINTNEIIVFGRSLGGAVAINLATKSENSQRIWCLILENTFTSIPDMAALLFGLKCLQYLPLFLYKNKYLSIFKVRSLTIPTLFISGLADTLVPPCMMQDLYKNCKSPYKKILSVSGGTHNETWCQPGYYKNICNFLNELRENPPPQVTPNHWQIDDI, encoded by the exons ATGTCATTTTGTATGCGACTTGCTCGCAGTAAACCAATCCGTTTGTTAGGAGGCATAGCTATAAAATGTTGGGCATTCTCTGGAACTTATATACTTGCCTGTTTTCTTTTGTATTGGTTGTACGGTGGGATTTCTGCCTTCTTTCTGCTTTGCTTCGCGACCACAG GTATATTGTATCACAGAGAAGATCAACTTGTGTACCGTCCAGAATGGCCAGCTAATTCTCGGGTATATGTTCCTGCACCTTCGATATTTAGTTTACCTTATCAAAGTATTTATACTAGATCAGGAGATGGTACGATGTTACACATGTTTTTTATTTCTCAATCAGAGGATAGAGTAAAAAAGGTGCCCACTTTATTATTTCTTCATGGCAATGCTGGTAATGTAGGGCATAG ACTGAAAAACGCAGTCGGATTATTTCATACTGTTCAATGTAATATTTTAATGCTGGAATACAGAGGCTATGGTTTATCTCAAGGTTCACCATCCGAAGAAGGTTTATATATGGATGCTCGGGCTGGAATTGATTATTTATTTAGTAGAAATGATATAAATACAAATGAAATAATTGTATTTGGTAGATCATTAG GTGGAGCTGTAGCCATCAATTTAGCTACAAAATCAGAAAATTCTCAAAGAATTTGGTGTCTCATTCTTGAGAACACTTTTACTAGTATTCCTGATATGGCTGCATTACTTTTTGGATTAAAATGTTTACAATATTTACCGCTTTTTCTGTACAAAAATAAG TATTTGTCCATTTTCAAAGTGCGATCACTAACGATACCTACGTTATTTATTTCTGGTCTGGCAGATACACTGGTACCTCCATGTATGATGCAAGATCTTTACAAAAATTGTAAAAGTCCATATAAAAAGATACTTTCAGTGTCGGGAGGTACGCACAATGAGACATGGTGCCAACCGggatattataaaaatatatgtaatttcttaaatgagtTAAGAGAAAATCCTCCGCCTCAAGTGACACCCAATCACTGGCAAATAGACGACATATAA
- the Pgls gene encoding 6-phosphogluconolactonase: protein MISQVYHVSSRRPSTSSAIRIEFLIYLRLSIGSLPLRTANKYREIMEKILIEPRDGFVVSCLSNLLQKSAEEVLVSGDAFKVGLSGGSLVQLLAQSLPNIKTDWSRWYFFFCDERVVPFDSYDSTYGEYKLKLLEKIPVTEDQFIKIDPDLSAEDAAKDYIKKMSVFFPPDRVPCFDVLLLGLGPDGHTCSLFPGHKVLNESSLWVCPVNDSPKPPLSRITLTLPVINNAKKCIFAAIGSSKAEIVKRILKDRENLPAARVQPHNGELYWILDKDAARFLETA from the exons ATGATATCGCAGGTTTATCACGTGTCATCGCGAAG ACCTAGCACGAGTTCCGCTATTCGTATCGAGTTTCTCATTTATTTACGATTATCAATTGGCTCGTTACCTCTGAGAACTGCTAATAAATATAGGGAAATAATGGAGAAAATACTAATCGAACCTCGTGACGGATTCGTTGTGTCATGTTTGTCTAACCTTCTCCAAAAGAGTGCCGAAGAGGTGCTCGTGAGTGGTGATGCATTCAAAGTTGGATTATCAG GGGGGTCATTAGTACAACTATTGGCCCAAAGTTTACCTAACATTAAGACTGATTGGAGTAGATGGTATTTCTTCTTCTGTGATGAAAGAGTTGTTCCTTTTGATAGCTATGATTCCACTTATGGAGAATATAAGTTAAAATTGTTAGAGAAAATACCAGTGACTGAAGATCAATTCATAAAAATTGACCCAGATCTATCtg CTGAAGATGCCGCAAAAGATTACATTAAAAAAATGTCTGTGTTTTTCCCTCCCGATCGTGTACCGTGTTTCGATGTGCTTCTCTTGGGATTAGGCCCAGATGGACATACATGCTCTCTCTTCCCTGGTCATAAAGTTTTAAATGAATCGAGCTTATGGGTTTGTCCTGTTAACGATTCTCCTAAACCACCGCTGTCTCGTATTACCCTTACACTTCCTGTGATAAATAATGCAAAAAAATGCATATTTGCTGCCATCGGAAGTAGCAAAGCTGAAATTGTCAAG AGAATTTTGAAAGACAGGGAAAATTTACCAGCTGCTCGTGTACAACCACATAACGGTGAGTTGTATTGGATCCTGGACAAAGACGCTGCAAGATTCTTAGAAACAGCCTAA